The Carassius gibelio isolate Cgi1373 ecotype wild population from Czech Republic chromosome B14, carGib1.2-hapl.c, whole genome shotgun sequence genome has a segment encoding these proteins:
- the aldob gene encoding fructose-bisphosphate aldolase B, whose amino-acid sequence MTHQFPALSTEQKKELATIAQRIVATGKGILAADESTGTMAKRFQKINVENTEENRRSFRDLLFSVDNSVSEYIGGVIFFHETLYQKSAQGVMFPKVIKDKGIVVGIKVDKGTAGLAGTDGETTTQGLDGLSERCAQYKKDGCDFAKWRCVLKISDSCPSALSIAENANVLARYASICQQNGLVPIVEPEILPDGDHDLQRCQYATEKVLAAVYKALSDHHVYLEGTLLKPNMVTAGHSCTKKYTPQEVAMATVTALRRTVPAAVPGICFLSGGQSEEEASLNLNAMNQLPLHRPWKLSFSYGRALQASALAAWKGQAANKKAAQDAFVTRAKINSLASKGEYKPSGQADQASTQSLFSASYVY is encoded by the exons ATGACACATCAGTTTCCAGCTCTCTCTACGGAGCAGAAGAAGGAGCTCGCCACAATTGCCCAGCGCATTGTGGCTACTGGAAAAGGCATTCTGGCTGCAGATGAGTCTACAG GCACCATGGCGAAGCGTTTTCAGAAGATAAATGTGGAGAACACTGAAGAGAACCGTCGCAGCTTTCGGGACTTACTCTTCTCTGTAGACAATTCAGTGTCTGAATATATTGGTGGTGTCATCTTTTTCCATGAAACACTGTACCAGAAATCAGCCCAGGGAGTTATGTTTCCAAAAGTCATCAAGGACAAGGGCATCGTAGTTGGTATCAAG GTGGACAAAGGCACTGCAGGACTGGCTGGTACAGATGGAGAGACAACCACACAGG GATTGGATGGTCTGTCTGAGCGCTGTGCCCAATACAAAAAGGATGGTTGTGACTTTGCAAAGTGGCGTTGTGTGCTTAAGATCTCTGACAGCTGCCCCTCTGCTCTTTCAATTGCTGAAAACGCAAACGTTCTTGCCAGATATGCCAGCATTTGCCAACAG AATGGCCTGGTGCCTATTGTAGAGCCTGAGATCCTCCCTGACGGAGATCATGATCTGCAACGGTGCCAGTATGCCACTGAGAAG GTCCTGGCGGCAGTGTACAAGGCTCTCTCTGACCACCATGTGTATCTGGAGGGAACTCTGCTCAAACCAAACATGGTCACCGCTGGACACTCCTGTACCAAGAAGTACACCCCTCAGgaggttgccatggcaacagttACTGCTCTCAGACGCACCGTGCCAGCTGCTGTCCCGG GGATCTGCTTCCTCTCTGGTGGTCAAAGTGAGGAGGAGGCCTCTCTGAATCTGAATGCCATGAACCAGCTTCCTCTGCACAGACCCTGGAAGCTGAGCTTCTCTTATGGCCGTGCCCTGCAGGCTTCAGCTCTCGCTGCATGGAAGGGACAAGCAGCAAACAAGAAGGCTGCACAGGACGCCTTCGTCACACGTGCCAAG atTAATAGTCTTGCATCAAAAGGTGAATACAAACCCTCAGGTCAGGCTGACCAAGCATCTACACAGTCCCTCTTTTCTGCCAGCTATGTCTACTAA